tgttgctgaggatcgaacccagggccccacacgtgcaaggcaagcgctttccagctgagccacaactccagcccttttctcttatatgtggaaactagagaggaaaaaggaaaaagaaaggggtAAAGAGTCCATGAAACAAATACAGCCTAATACGTCTCATGAACAAAAAggtaaaaatcctcaacaaaattttAGCAAATTGAATCCAACAAtgtataaagagaataaacaccacaatcaagtgggatctAACTCAGGTATGCAGGGCTGATTTAACATTCAAAAATCAATTAACGTAATCCATTGCATCAACaggctaaagaagaaaaaaatcatatcatGTAATCCATTGcatcaacagatgcagaaaaagtattggcAAAAActaacagtccattaataataaaaagctgggctggggatgtggctcaagcggtagcccgctcacctggcatgcgcagggcgctgggttcgatcctcagcacccattaaaaaaaaataaagatgttgtgtccaccaaaaactaaaaaataaatatttaaaaaataataataataataataataataaaaagctaCAGTAAACTAGGAATACAAAGGACTTTCTGAACTTGATAAAgaatattgagagagagagagagagagagaaactagaAGCTTTCCTGTTAAAAGCAGGCACAAAGCAAGAATATCCTCTCTCACTATTCCTTTCCAATACTATACTGGAGGTCTTGGCTAATGAAATAAGGCAAGAAAAGATATACTGAttgggaaggaaaaaataaaaatgtctttgttTGCAGATTACTTGATCATCAATGGAGAAAACATgagtcaaaaacaacaacaaaaactgaaaCCAATAAGTGATTATAATAAGTTAATATACAAAAGGCAATCACTTTCCTATATTCTAGTAATGAACAAGTGGAATTTGAATTAAATACATGACACTATTAACATTAGCATTCCCATAAATGATATGCTTAGGTATAATATGTACCATATCTATAtaaagaaaactataaaactgataaaagaaatcaaagaactaAATACATAGAGCAATATTCCATATCATAGAGAGGAAGATTCAATATTGTCAAGATGCCAGTTCTCAATTTGATCTACATTCAATTCCTTCCAAATCAAAACCTCAACAAGTTATTTTGTGGACATGGACAAAGTGATTGTAAAATGTACATGGAGGGGCAAAGAATTAGAATAGTCAACACATTATTAAAAGAGAaaacaccatgtacagccagaggaatgagaagttgtgctccatttgtgcacaatgtgtcaaaatgtattctactgtcatgtataactaaatagatcaaatttttaaaaaataaaagagaaaaacaaagttgGGGAACTGACACTTAATGGCTTCAACACTTACCATAAAGTTACAGTAATTAATACAGTATGGAATGggccaaaaaatagaaaaatagatcAATAGAACAAAACAGAAAGCCCAGAAATAGACTGCAATAAACACAGCCAACTGGTCTTCGACAAAGGAGCAAAGGCAATACAACAGAGAAAGgaatctttttaacaaatggtgaggGAACAATTGAACATCCACAGGCAAAGGAGCTGAATGAAGACACAGACTTTATACACTTCACAAAAACTACTCAGAACAGACCAAAATGTAAAatgcaaaactataaaactcctagaagatAACAGGAGAAAACCTAGATGATGACTTTTTAGATACAATTAAATCCATGAAAGGAAGAACTGATAAAGTAGACTTCTTTAAAATTCAACTTTCTGCTTTATGAAAGGCATTGTAAGACAATGAAAAGACAAACAACAttcagggagaaaatatttgcaacagACATTTCtgagccagacacagtggcacacgcttATGATGCCAGCAACTCACGAAGCAAAAAAAccatatctgataaaggacaaACATGTAAAGTAAAAATTTGCAAAAATATATCTGATATAGGACtggtatccaaaatatacaaagaatgcCTAATATCCAATATTAAGAAAACAAATGTTCAATTAAAATGtgccaaggggctggggatatagctcagttgtgcACAGTGTGTCAAAATgcgttctactgtcatgtataactaattagaacaaatttttaaaaaataaaagagaaaaacaaagttgGGGAACTGACACTATTAAcattggtggtagagtgcttgcctcgcatgcacaaggctctgggttcaattcccagcaccataaaaaaaaaaaaaaaaaaaatgcaccaaCAACCTTAACAGACACCTTACCAAGAAAATTTACAGATATCAAATCAGCATACAAAAAGATATTCTACATCATATATCAagggaaataaaaattgaaacaagACACACTATATATctattagaatggccaaaattCCAAACAACAACAATACCAAATGCTGTGGAGGATATGGAGCAATAGGAAGTCCCGTTCCTTTCTGAGGAGCCATTCTGCAAGGCAGCTTGGTAGTGtcttacaaaactaaacataCTCATCTTACCATTTGATATACCAACTGCACTCCTTCATATCAATCCCAAGGAGTTAAAAACTTATGAACACACAGAACCTGCACATGGATATTTACAGCAACTTTACCCATAACTGCCTAAACTTGGAAGTAACCAAGATATCCTCAGTAAGTGAATAAATGTGTGGGAAGCCATCATAGCATGTGACCAGCGTTTGCTTCCCCTCCTGGTTggctgaggcactgtgggtcaccGCGTGATCTGGCTGCTTTTAAGTAGCCAAAGATGGTAGCCCCAATTTTgagggtacaaaaaaaaaagcaaatgtgtCTTCGGGAATGGGCGTGCCTTCCTACTCTCACTTGTCCTTGTAACCCTGCCCACCCTTGACCTTCATAGGATGGAAATTTCTATAGAATCTAGAATCCCCCAATAAAAAGTCCACTCTGAAATGTGTTCGCTCTCTGAGATTCCTCGCTCTCCCTTTTGGGGAGCTTGAGAGCGGAGCTGTCCTAGAGCTTGATTTAAAGGTaaattgtgtgtctgtgttttatttgatgCCTTAAGGAGTTCACTCAAGGGACCTCTGGTTTAGCTGTCAGTGCACATGGTAGGCACAAGTGGCTCCCATAAATGTGGAGCTGCTCTAGGGGAAATTTCAGGTAGAATTGAGAAGCCCGCTACAAAATTTTATtggaccatgaaatttttttgaaGGGTCACAGAGGAAGCATACAGTTTTAGAGCCAAGGACATTAAAGATTTATAATGATTTATCTTATCAACAGATAAAGACATTTAACCATTTTGGAAACTATAATTAACCGGAAAGAAAAGCAAGTGAAAAAGAGCCAGCTGGCACAGTTCTTAAAAACATTAGCGAGCTTTGCCCATGGTTTTGTGAACAAGATTTACCAGACTTACATACGTGGGAGAGACtagcaagaaaattatataaaggcTGTCTCTCTGCTGAATTGTCTAGGGGTACGATAGACAGTATACAGAAAGTTTGAACTGCATCAGAAATGTATTTTTGATGATCTAGATCATGGTCAATGCCCCCCACCCAGGATCTTTTAAAAGGGCTCCAAAGGGCAATTAAGAGTATACAGCAAGAAAAACAGCCTGAGGCTAATTCTTCGAAAAAGAATTTCTCTTCCTTATACCTAGGTTGAGAGTAGGAATCAAATTTCACTCAAAATGTCACCCACCAGGAAGATCGCCTCAGAGTGAGACCAAAAACTAAGAGTTTAGGCTCAACCAAACTAAACAGATTAGTAATTCAGAGAAGCTTTGTGAGACAAATTCAAAATGGAGAGGAATAGACCGAGCAGTAAACAAAGAATCCCAGTTGGAGGGAACCTAGTCACCAGGAAATTTTGCTAGGTTGCATATAGCGGGACCTGCACCCGCCATGGCCACTTCCAGCTGGAAGAACAGGCTTTGATAGGTACTTTGAATTGGCTATGACTTTGCTTACACCATTAATTACAACACGGACTCAGGAGGGCACAGGAAGCAGGAGAAGATATTACCAGATTTCAGTTTTTGAACAGGTTAACGAACAAGATCAGCGTGTCCGCATACGTGCTATAATTCCTTTTAAAACTATAAAAGCGTTAAAAACCTCTTACAATATTTATGGTCCTAATTCGCCATTTGTACAAAACTTGCTCGAATTGGGCTGTCAAGAACCTCTTCCACCTTGAGATTGGGTATCCATGGCCAGAGCTTGTTTAAATGGCGGCAACTTTCTTCTCTGGTGGTCTTACTGGACCGATTTTTGTACCAAGCAGGCGGAGAGAAAGAGGAGACAAAATATTGAAACCCCTTTAGAGATGTTAATGGGAATGGGTGAATTCTCGGATTTAGAAAGACAGCTCAACTATGAATTTGCAGTTTATGATCAGATAACTTCATGTGCTAAACGGGCATGGCAACAAATCTCTTCCCGGGTCCAGTCTAGTTTAGTTTTGACTAAGATAAAACAGGGCTCAGAAGAATTATTTTCGCACCTTGTGGATCAATTATATAAAACAGCTAACAGGTCAATAGGGGATCCAGATGCCTGTGAATTTATCGTTAAGTAGCTAGCATtcgaaaatgcaaataaaatttgCCAGAACATCCTCAGACCCAAGAGGAAAAAGGGGATCCTTTCAGAATTTATTCGCCTTTGTGCAGATGTCACTCAGACCCAACTGCAAGGTATTACGCTCGAAGTGTAAATGAACTATAGTACATCCAGacaaaggaatattattcagtgttaaaaagaaatgagcaatAAAGTCATGAAAAAGGAACTTTAAATGCTTCTTGCCAAGtaaaagaagccaatctgaaaaggctaCATACTACATAATTCTAACTATATGTATGACACTCTGGAAAAAGCTAAAACTATGGATAAAATGAACATCAGTGGTCACTAAGAGTTGTGGGAAGAAAGGAATGAATAAACAGAGCACAAAGATTTTTAGGGTAGTGAAAATATTCTGCATGATACTCTAATGGTGGATACATTACATTATAAATTTATCTAAACCCATAgaacacacagagccaagagttaACACTTATGGAAACTATGGACTGTGGTTGAAAATGACACATCAGTGGAGGTTCATCAGttgtaacaaatgtgtctccctgGTGGGAGATACTACTAATGGGAGGGCTTTGCATGTGTAGGGGAGGAGTATATGGGATATCTCTCTACCTTCCTCTGAATTCTGTTGTGAACTTCATACTGCTCTAAGAAACGTAAAGCATTTTAATTGGATGTAAACTATCTCGTAATGTTTATATTGATTACAtgttaaaaaaatcataatattCTGAACCAGGTtaaataaagtatatttttaaaagcaactTCACTTGGCTCATTTTActgtctttttttggggggtggggaattggggttccatcctagggcctcatgcatactaagcacacactctacctgtgagctacactcccagcctccttttactttttttattatagCTATTAGAAACTAAAATGACAGGGCTGTgggtatagctcagaggtagagcacttgcccagcatgtttgATCTCCAAGAtagcaagaacaacaaaaaataattaataaaaataaaaattaaatgacatATTTGGCTCACATTTAGGGTCCACACTCTGTTTCTATTAGATAAGGCTAATCTAAACAATCAAAGAAACACCACAATATCAAACACACCTCTGGGCTCTTAAAcatttcaaaaaaacaaaagaatggaGAAGGGTGAATAGTATCAAGAGTATACAGAGAGCATGTGTTAGGTACAGCTGCAACAGCAGTAACAgctattatttcattttaagtgGGCAATAAATATAAACAATGGTTTTCCAGAAAAAGAGATGCTTCAGTTGTACATTCACTTCTCCCTCTACTTGGAGGTGTCCCAGGGACACCCTTTCTGGGTGCAGGCTCACTCTCTTCAGTACTTTGTTttctttgtagtactggggattgaacctggggcctctTGCATATTAGGTGAGCACTCCAcaactgagctatgcccccagcAACTCCCGCCTACCTTTGATGAGCTCTGGCCTGTAAGTCTTGCGCAGTTGCTCCAGAAAATTGTTGTAGAAGCCCTCTGCCTGCTCTGTGGGCATCGCCAGGTGGAAGTCAGGCTTGTTCCCCTTGAGGACACACTGAAGAGTAAACTGGCTGACACACAGCACCTCATACTGTTTGTCCATCACACTCTTTGACCAGTGCTTACCACTCTCATCCTCAAACACACGCAGGTTCAAAATCTTTCGGACCCTAAGGAGAAAAAGAGTGGTGAGAGCTACATGCAGGATCACAAGGCTCCCAACACACCCTGTAAGCCCAAAGTGTCCCCAGCATCCTGCCAAATAAGAACCTAATGGTGACTCCATCACTTACAGATGGTGTGACCAAGGGCAAGTTACTAATCCGCTCCatgcctcattttcctcatctgcaaTACTAGGTAATAACAGTCCTAACTCATATGGTTTTAGGggggatttccttcttttttgtcAGTCCTTCCAATTTACAGCAAGTACTGGTAGGAACAGAGGCCAAAATGACAACCACACCATAGTCAGTTCCTCCAAGTTAGAGGCTATATCCATACCTAAATTCAATGCTGATTTTTTTACAGAAGAATTCAATCTTCACACAGGAATAAATGAAACCCCATCTTATACCCCTTCTTAGAGTTATTCAAAATAATCAATATGCAAATACTCTGAGAGAAaacttgtaaatattgcaaatgTACAAAAAGATCTAAGAAAAGGCACCTGATAATTATGTCATGTGCTTCTTGAGCCCCGAGGGGCTTTCCCCATGTAGATTACAAAGGACAGCCACCCCTTGGAAGGAACTGGGCAGGTAAGATTTAAGAACTACAAAAGAACTGACTGCATGAAAGCTGAAATTTCACCACCTGAGAGCCACCTTTGAATGATGTTAAAAGCAAAGGCATTTCCAAGGGCTCTAAATATCCTAAtccactgactcttcatgtgggtGTCCTCTGCAATGGGTACTATACCCCTACTCCACAGCCAGTATGTGCCTTACATTGAATCACATCTCTTAATCACTAATTAAATATTAGCTATCTATATGTCAGAGCTATAGAAGGACTCAGACCTAAAGACTCAGTCATTAACCACTACCATCTTCTACTCCTCTTTTAGCATCCAGGGAGGGGATAGTCAAATACTCAATACCAAGAGTACAATATTAACATCCCTATAGTGGTATCAAACTGTCCAATCAGTCATTGACACCTTAGTAGGAATTAGGTTCCAAGTGGGACTTCCAATGTAATAACAAAGGCACAAATGGGCAGAGTTATACCCAGGCTCTTCAAACCAAGGAGCAAAATATATAGTGGCCAGATTCGAAGCAAATGTGTCAACTGGtgcaggggaaaaaaagcaagTTCAGGAAAGGCTGACTCTACCAAGACAGCTATCAGGTAGCAGCAATGGCAAACTCCCCTCCCTCAGTAAAAAAGCACCAATTTCAAACCCCAGTAGCCCAGATTCTAATTTGGGTTCAGGCTTTTTGCTAAAGTATCTGTGAAAAaccaggagacagaaatttaatcTAAGTTCCAGGTCCTTATGTGAATCCCAgttgctcagaaggctgaggcaggaggatctcaagttcaaagccagcctcggcaacttcgcaaggccctcagcaacttagagagaccctgtctcaaaattttaaaaaataattttaaaacggagctggggatgtggctcagtagtgaagcacccctgggttcaaactctggtacaaaaaaaaaaaaaagagagagagagagaaagagaaaacattaataaGAGGCCCTGTTTTGCACAAAGAGGCAGAGCTCACAGATGTAGTAACAAACAGAGATGGAGGCTAAGTTGTGCTCCCACTCTGCTGTTGACTATGGTTTGACAGTTTATTCTTCCTGGGTCTCACCTGAAACACAAAGATAGCCATACTACATCCAGTGGGAGGATGGACCAAGATGACAGGGACTCACTCCCTTCAAAGGCCCAAAAAACTATAGAAGTTGCCAGTGAAACCACTATGTATCCCATGCACATGGCAGTGACAGAGAAATTTGTGTCTTACATGTGCTCCAGTTCCTTCTGTGTATCTTCCAGTGAAATACCCAGCAATACACAAATGCCACGTCCAATGGCACTTATCTGCTCTTCTCCAACTAGAAAGGAATCAAAAGGGAGAAAAGACTTAACAAACAGGTGTCATGAGTGCTTAATGTTATTTTACACATCACACATACTTCTCATAATTTCCTTGGTTAAAACTGAGAGAtattgagctggggatgtggctcaagtggtagcgcgctcgcctggcatgcatgcggcccgggttcgatcctcagcaccacttacaaacaaagatgttgtgtctgctaaaaactaagataaataaataaataaagttagtttaagaaaaaaaaaaggagcctaGGTAGCTAGTGACTCTTTACAGAGGAATTAGGTCTGATTCTTGCCCTTACTCGGGAAATAGAcaggagttttaaaaaataaataaataaataaaactgagagATATCCAAAAATCAAATACAGGGAGATGGTAATAATTCCCATACATTCTGATTTTATATCGCAGGATTTTAGAGCAACACTT
This region of Callospermophilus lateralis isolate mCalLat2 chromosome 3, mCalLat2.hap1, whole genome shotgun sequence genomic DNA includes:
- the Dtd1 gene encoding D-aminoacyl-tRNA deacylase 1; translated protein: MKAVVQRVTRASVTVGEEQISAIGRGICVLLGISLEDTQKELEHMVRKILNLRVFEDESGKHWSKSVMDKQYEVLCVSQFTLQCVLKGNKPDFHLAMPTEQAEGFYNNFLEQLRKTYRPELIKDGKFGAYMQVHIQNDGPVTIELESPAPGAATSDPKQLSKLEKQQQRKEKTRAKGPSESSKERNAPRKEDRSASSGAEGDVSSEREP